A section of the Oncorhynchus nerka isolate Pitt River linkage group LG3, Oner_Uvic_2.0, whole genome shotgun sequence genome encodes:
- the LOC115111606 gene encoding integral membrane protein 2B has product MVKVSFNSALGQKEVKKDCETLIPEDKDPEVALPVRQQSKAWCWCVCLGLALMLSGVVVGGAYLYRYYILEEGRVFVCGAKYREEDIGNYHEETMMTQEDVELDLPSSFKMIQENIRILVDQDVALINVPVPEFEDGDPADIVHDFHRRLTAYLDLFLNKCYVIPLNISIVMPPNDLLEFLVNIKAGAYMPQSYLVHEEMVVTERLDNVEQLGFYINNLCQGKDTYKLQRRDRILGMQKREALNCHKIRHFESKFVVETLICEP; this is encoded by the exons GATCCGGAGGTGGCTCTGCCAGTGCGTCAGCAGTCCAAGGCCTGGTGCTGGTGCGTGTGCCTGGGCTTAGCCCTGATGCTGTCTGGCGTGGTTGTGGGAGGGGCCTACCTTTACAGGTACTACATCCTGGAG GAGGGcagggtgtttgtgtgtggggcAAAGTACCGTGAGGAGGACATTGGGAACTACCATGAGGAGACAATGATGACCCAGGAGGATGTGGAGCTGGACCTGCCCTCCAGCTTTAAGATGATCCAGGAGAACATCCGCATACTGGTGGACCAGGATGTGGCTCTCATCAACGTACCCGTGCCCGAGTTCGAAGACGGTGACCCCGCCGACATCGTCCACGACTTCCACAGG AGACTGACTGCCTACCTGGACCTGTTCCTGAACAAGTGCTATGTCATCCCCCTCAACATTTCCATCGTCATGCCTCCCAATGACCTCCTGGAGTTTTTGGTCAACATCAAG GCTGGTGCCTACATGCCCCAGTCCTAcctggtccatgaggagatggTGGTGACAGAGCGCCTGGACAACGTGGAACAACTGGGATTCTACATCAACAACCTCTGCCAGGGCAAGGACACCTATAAGCTTCAGCGCAGAGACAGGATCCTGG GTATGCAGAAGCGTGAAGCTCTCAACTGCCACAAGATCCGTCACTTTGAGAGCAAATTTGTGGTGGAGACCTTGATCTGTGAGCCCTAG